A genomic stretch from Camelus ferus isolate YT-003-E chromosome 17, BCGSAC_Cfer_1.0, whole genome shotgun sequence includes:
- the LOC116657162 gene encoding antibacterial peptide PMAP-37-like isoform X4 — translation MAAIAGYSLTKRPLGQHPDCDTRLHRSPSLLPSRRDEDLDAPKPVSFTVKETVCPRRTQLPPEQCDFKENGVVKQCLGTVNLYQLRDNFDITCNELQSVGLFGRIRDSIRKRVNRVRDAIGKVIGYVGDKIRPG, via the exons ATGGCTGCCATCGCAG GATACAGCTTGACCAAGAGGCCACTGGGGCAACACCCGGACTGTGACACCAGGTTGCACAgaagcccctctctccttccttctcgaAGG GACGAGGACCTAGATGCCCCGAAGCCTGTGAGCTTCACGGTGAAGGAGACCGTGTGTCCCAGGAGGACACAGCTGCCTCCGGAGCAGTGTGACTTCAAGGAGaatggg GTGGTGAAACAGTGTTTGGGGACAGTCAACCTGTACCAGCTCAGAGACAACTTCGATATAACATGTAATGAG CTGCAAAGTGTCGGGTTATTTGGCCGGATTCGTGATTCCATCCGTAAGCGTGTGAACAGGGTTCGAGATGCGATTGGGAAAGTAATCGGATACGTTGGTGATAAAATTCGCCCAGGGTAG
- the LOC116657162 gene encoding antibacterial peptide PMAP-37-like isoform X3, producing MAAIAGYSLTKRPLGQHPDCDTRLHRSPSLLPSRRQDEDLDAPKPVSFTVKETVCPRRTQLPPEQCDFKENGVVKQCLGTVNLYQLRDNFDITCNELQSVGLFGRIRDSIRKRVNRVRDAIGKVIGYVGDKIRPG from the exons ATGGCTGCCATCGCAG GATACAGCTTGACCAAGAGGCCACTGGGGCAACACCCGGACTGTGACACCAGGTTGCACAgaagcccctctctccttccttctcgaAGG CAGGACGAGGACCTAGATGCCCCGAAGCCTGTGAGCTTCACGGTGAAGGAGACCGTGTGTCCCAGGAGGACACAGCTGCCTCCGGAGCAGTGTGACTTCAAGGAGaatggg GTGGTGAAACAGTGTTTGGGGACAGTCAACCTGTACCAGCTCAGAGACAACTTCGATATAACATGTAATGAG CTGCAAAGTGTCGGGTTATTTGGCCGGATTCGTGATTCCATCCGTAAGCGTGTGAACAGGGTTCGAGATGCGATTGGGAAAGTAATCGGATACGTTGGTGATAAAATTCGCCCAGGGTAG
- the LOC116657162 gene encoding antibacterial peptide PMAP-23-like isoform X1, with the protein METQRASLSLGRWPLWLLLLGLVVPWASAQALSYREAVLRAVDRLNEQSSDPNLYRLLELDLPPKAQDEDLDAPKPVSFTVKETVCPRRTQLPPEQCDFKENGVVKQCLGTVNLYQLRDNFDITCNELQSVGLFGRIRDSIRKRVNRVRDAIGKVIGYVGDKIRPG; encoded by the exons ATGGAGACCCAGAgggccagcctctccctgggccGCTGGCCACTGTGGCTACTGCTGCTGGGACTAGTGGTGCCTTGGGCAAGCGCCCAGGCCCTGAGCTATAGGGAGGCGGTGCTTCGAGCTGTGGATCGCCTCAATGAGCAGTCCTCAGACCCCAATCTCTACCGCCTCCTGGAGCTGGACCTGCCGCCCAAGGCT CAGGACGAGGACCTAGATGCCCCGAAGCCTGTGAGCTTCACGGTGAAGGAGACCGTGTGTCCCAGGAGGACACAGCTGCCTCCGGAGCAGTGTGACTTCAAGGAGaatggg GTGGTGAAACAGTGTTTGGGGACAGTCAACCTGTACCAGCTCAGAGACAACTTCGATATAACATGTAATGAG CTGCAAAGTGTCGGGTTATTTGGCCGGATTCGTGATTCCATCCGTAAGCGTGTGAACAGGGTTCGAGATGCGATTGGGAAAGTAATCGGATACGTTGGTGATAAAATTCGCCCAGGGTAG
- the LOC116657162 gene encoding antibacterial peptide PMAP-23-like isoform X2 gives METQRASLSLGRWPLWLLLLGLVVPWASAQALSYREAVLRAVDRLNEQSSDPNLYRLLELDLPPKADEDLDAPKPVSFTVKETVCPRRTQLPPEQCDFKENGVVKQCLGTVNLYQLRDNFDITCNELQSVGLFGRIRDSIRKRVNRVRDAIGKVIGYVGDKIRPG, from the exons ATGGAGACCCAGAgggccagcctctccctgggccGCTGGCCACTGTGGCTACTGCTGCTGGGACTAGTGGTGCCTTGGGCAAGCGCCCAGGCCCTGAGCTATAGGGAGGCGGTGCTTCGAGCTGTGGATCGCCTCAATGAGCAGTCCTCAGACCCCAATCTCTACCGCCTCCTGGAGCTGGACCTGCCGCCCAAGGCT GACGAGGACCTAGATGCCCCGAAGCCTGTGAGCTTCACGGTGAAGGAGACCGTGTGTCCCAGGAGGACACAGCTGCCTCCGGAGCAGTGTGACTTCAAGGAGaatggg GTGGTGAAACAGTGTTTGGGGACAGTCAACCTGTACCAGCTCAGAGACAACTTCGATATAACATGTAATGAG CTGCAAAGTGTCGGGTTATTTGGCCGGATTCGTGATTCCATCCGTAAGCGTGTGAACAGGGTTCGAGATGCGATTGGGAAAGTAATCGGATACGTTGGTGATAAAATTCGCCCAGGGTAG
- the LOC102505352 gene encoding cathelin — translation METQRASLSTRRWSLWLLLLGLAVPWASAQALSYREAVLRAVDRLNEQSSDPNLYRLLELDLPPKADEDPDAPKPVSFTVKETVCPRRTQQPPEQCDFKENGVVKQCVGTVTLDQSRDQQDITCDELQSVRSIRRPRLPRPRVPRPYIPPRIPRPVLPPPRFPIPRFPRGR, via the exons ATGGAGACCCAGAGGGCCAGCCTCTCCACGCGCCGCTGGTCACTGTGGCTACTGCTGCTGGGACTAGCGGTGCCTTGGGCCAGCGCCCAGGCCCTGAGCTATAGGGAGGCGGTGCTTCGAGCTGTGGATCGCCTCAATGAGCAGTCCTCAGACCCCAATCTCTACCGCCTCCTGGAGCTGGACCTGCCGCCCAAGGCT GACGAGGACCCAGATGCCCCGAAGCCTGTGAGCTTCACGGTGAAGGAGACCGTGTGTCCCAGGAGGACACAGCAGCCACCGGAGCAGTGTGACTTCAAGGAGaatggg GTGGTGAAACAGTGTGTGGGGACAGTCACTCTGGACCAGTCCAGGGACCAACAGGACATCACCTGTGATGAG CTTCAGAGTGTTAGGAGCATTCGCCGGCCACGGCTGCCAAGGCCAAGGGTGCCACGTCCATATATCCCACCAAGGATACCAAGGCCAGTATTGCCGCCACCAAGGTTTCCTATTCCAAGGTTTCCGAGAGGACGGTGA
- the LOC116657154 gene encoding antibacterial peptide PMAP-23-like isoform X2 has translation METQRASLSLGRWPLWLLLLGLAVPWASAQALSYREAVLRAVDRLNEQSSDPNLYRLLELDLPPKADEDPDAPKPVSFTVKETVCPKRTQLPPEQCDFKEKGVVKQCLGTVNLYQLRDNFDITCNELQSVKIINLPWRPPRRKRPIRVIYV, from the exons ATGGAGACCCAGAgggccagcctctccctgggccGCTGGCCACTGTGGCTACTGCTGCTGGGACTAGCGGTGCCTTGGGCCAGCGCCCAGGCCCTGAGCTATAGGGAGGCGGTGCTTCGAGCTGTGGATCGCCTCAATGAGCAGTCCTCAGACCCCAATCTCTACCGCCTCCTGGAGCTGGACCTGCCGCCCAAGGCT GACGAGGACCCAGACGCCCCGAAGCCTGTGAGCTTCACGGTGAAGGAGACCGTGTGTCCCAAGAGGACACAGCTGCCACCGGAGCAGTGTGACTTCAAGGAGaaaggg GTGGTGAAACAGTGTTTGGGGACAGTCAACCTGTACCAGCTCAGAGACAACTTCGATATAACATGTAATGAG CTCCAGAGTGTCAAGATCATTAACCTTCCATGGAGACCACCACGGCGGAAGAGACCTATTAGAGTGATTTATGTATAG
- the LOC116657154 gene encoding antibacterial peptide PMAP-23-like isoform X1 has product MPPKDLNRWVRRKACSLCGEAGWLWFRAFWRTQPSRETLPITLPVGARRRQEFSGRWRNHFFTLHRRQTSPTAQQSPEARAGPEASPAHTLAGGRDGAGGEGSCLSNCIRPRLSIKEGPVGWEEADSGTMETQRASLSLGRWPLWLLLLGLAVPWASAQALSYREAVLRAVDRLNEQSSDPNLYRLLELDLPPKADEDPDAPKPVSFTVKETVCPKRTQLPPEQCDFKEKGVVKQCLGTVNLYQLRDNFDITCNELQSVKIINLPWRPPRRKRPIRVIYV; this is encoded by the exons ATGCCTCCCAAGGATCTGAACAGGTGGGTCCGGAGGAAGGCTTGCAGCCTCTGTGGTGAGGCTGGGTGGTTATGGTTCAGGGCTTTCTGGAGGACTCAACCCTCTAGAGAAACACTGCCCATAACACTCCCCGTGGGGGCCAGGAGACGCCAAGAATTTTCAGGGAGATGGAGAAACCATTTCTTCACCTTGCACAGGAGGCAGACCTCACCCACTGCACAGCAATCCCCTGAGGCAAGAGCGGGGCCTGAGGCAAGTCCAGCTCACACCCTGGccgggggcagggatggggcaggtggggaaggctCCTGCTTGAGCAATTGCATCAGGCCCAGGCTGAGCATAAAGGAGggtcctgtgggctgggaggaggcagactcGGGGACCATGGAGACCCAGAgggccagcctctccctgggccGCTGGCCACTGTGGCTACTGCTGCTGGGACTAGCGGTGCCTTGGGCCAGCGCCCAGGCCCTGAGCTATAGGGAGGCGGTGCTTCGAGCTGTGGATCGCCTCAATGAGCAGTCCTCAGACCCCAATCTCTACCGCCTCCTGGAGCTGGACCTGCCGCCCAAGGCT GACGAGGACCCAGACGCCCCGAAGCCTGTGAGCTTCACGGTGAAGGAGACCGTGTGTCCCAAGAGGACACAGCTGCCACCGGAGCAGTGTGACTTCAAGGAGaaaggg GTGGTGAAACAGTGTTTGGGGACAGTCAACCTGTACCAGCTCAGAGACAACTTCGATATAACATGTAATGAG CTCCAGAGTGTCAAGATCATTAACCTTCCATGGAGACCACCACGGCGGAAGAGACCTATTAGAGTGATTTATGTATAG